DNA from Helicoverpa zea isolate HzStark_Cry1AcR chromosome 22, ilHelZeax1.1, whole genome shotgun sequence:
GGGGTCTACCTTGTTCTTGATGATTCTCAAGCAGATCATTCTAGCAACATCCTTGTCTGGTTTGCCAGATTTGGGGTTGATCTGTCCCGTCTTCAGTAAGAACTGACCAGTGACAGGGTCCACCTTGAGCTCTCTGCTCTCGAATTTACCTGTCTTAGGATCATTGTATGTGACGGTGCCCTTAACAAGATCAATCTGTCCGTACTTGGTGTCGATTTTGTTGTTGTCGGGGTTAATTTGACCTGTGCTGCTTTCCACGAGGGAATGTTTGGGTTCAATAAGTCCCTTCTTGGTATCCAATTTACCCACGAATGTTGTAACTTCGACTACTGGGTCAATATGTGTACCAACGACAATAACTTGTCCAATGTTAGGATCAGGTTTGCCAGTCTTAGGATCTACGACACCCCTAATGGTGATTAGGCCGTTATTTTCATCGATGTGAACGGGTTTAGTGTCAGATGTATCTGTTACGAATATGACACCATTCGAAGGATCGATAACACCGTATTTGGTAGAGATGTGACCAGTTTCGGCATCAACCTTGCCTTTAGTGTGTTCCACTGTGCCCTTCTCAATATCAACTTTGCCTGTCTTAGGGTCAATAGGTCCTGTAATTGTGGTGATCTCAACCACTGGGTCCTCTTGTTTAGCAACACTAAGAATCATGCCTAAGTTTGGATCAAGCTTTCCTGTTTTCGGATCAATGGCACCAGAATTGATGAAGATTTGTCCGGTTTCAGTCAGAACGTAACCATCGCGGCTTTGCTTTTGACCAGCAGAATCTGTGATGACAATGTTACCGGTATTGGAATCAATGACTCCGTACTTAGTTTCAATCAAGCCATTTGGATCAAGGATACCAGTTAGATGTTCTACCTCAGCGGTGTTAAGATCAGGTTTCTTGGTCTTAGGGTCGAGTTTGGTAAAGATGACCATGATTTTGACAATCTTCCTCTTGGGAGGTTCTGGAGGTGCTGTCGTTGGTTTGACTGGCGCCTTCATTGTTGGCGTGAGAGGAGAAGACTTCTGCGCGTAGCTGGTGATAGGTGAAGAGGTACGCACGGGAGATTGTAGAGGAGTCTGAACAGGTGTAGGCGTCGGTGTCTTCACTGGCGACGGTACTTGCTTAGCGGGAGACACGCTAGATCTCTGAGTAATTGGCGCTGCCTTGGACAACACATTCTGCTTATCGACAATACTCAACTGTTGAGCATACGAAGGTTCGACCTTTCCTGTCTTGGGGTCAATCACTGCAGTTGTAATGATCAAGTTTCCTGTCTTAGGATCGATATCAGCTTGTTTCAATTCTTGTTTGCCGGTTATCGGGTCCTTGTACAAGATTTGTCCGGACCTAGGGTCAATGATACCAAAGTCTGTGTGAATCTTTCCATCTTCAGCGCTGACGTAGCCTTTAGCAGCCTCAACGTTACCGGCGGCGGCGTCAACAGACTTCGTGTAAGGATCGTATTTACTGGTGACGATGACAAGGCGTACTTCACCCTTGGAAGCTGGCTTCGTGAAAGGTACAACTGGCTTGTTAACAATGCTGTATTGCTGAACCAGCGTAGGATCGACTCTGCCAGTCTTGGGGTCTACGACATTGCTTGTAAAGACCATGTGACCAGTTTCAGGGTGTACCTCAGCTCGCTTGACTTCTTGTCTGCCGGTCTTGGGGTCAGTGACGACGATCTCTCCAGTCGCTGGATCAACGATACCAACTGCAGTTCGAATCCTTCCGTCAGCTCCGAGAACACCGCTGATGGTGTCCACGTGACCTTGGCTGGGATCAATCCTCTTTGTCCTCGGGTCGTATTTCGTGGTAATGATAACGAGATGAATCTCTCTTTCAACAGGCTTCGTCTCTTTCTCAACAATCGTGAATTGTTGAGCGAGCGATGAGTCTGGTTTGCCAGTTTTGGGGTCCACAACGCCTGAGGTTAGGATAAGGTTGCCAGATTTGAAACCTACGCCGGGATCAGCAACCGCTTGCTTCGTCTCATGCTTACCGGTCTTGGGGTCTACATGTTCAATCTTTCCGGTCTTCGGGTCAATAATGCCGTAGTTGGTGTGAACTCTTCCGTCAGCGGCTACAATACCTCTGGAGGTCTCAATGTGACCGTTGGGGTTGTCAAGCTTCTTATTCTTAAGATCGTACTTAGACGTAATAATGACCAGTTGAACTTCCCTACCAGGAACTGGTGTGAAGGTGTCTTTCGGTCTATCTACCACGCTGATCTGTTGTCCTAGGTTAGGATCAACTTGGCCTGTCTGAGGATCGACAACTCCCGATGTAAGTAACAAGTTACCGGTCTTGGTATCAATAGTAGCGACTTTAGTTTCACGTTTACCAGTGACTGCGTCTTTAATAATGATATCTCCGGTTGTCGGGTCAACTTCTCCGAACTCAGTATGCACTTTACCATCAGCGCCAATTTTACCGGGAATAGAATCAACATGGGCGTTAGTAAGATCAAGCTTCTTATTCTTAGGATCATACTTAGACGTAACAATGACGAGATTGACGTATCTCTCTTTAGGCGCATCTTTGTCAACAATAGCATACTGCTGCGCAAGGCTGGAGTCAGTTTTGCCTGTTTTAGGGTCGACAACTCCTGCTGTCAGTATCAAATGTCCCGACTGAGGATCAGCAATTGCTTGCTTGATCTCTTGTTTACCTGTCTTAGGATCAACATGTTCGATCTTGCCCGTCTTGGGGTCAATAACTCCGAAGTTAGTATGTACTTTGCCATCAGGGGCGATGATACCACGAGAGGTTTCGACATGGCCGTTGGGGTTATCGAGTTTCTTGGTCTTAGGGTCATACTTGCTGGTGATAACAACCAACTGTACTTCCTTACCAGGAACAGCGGCGAACTGATCTTTCGGTTTATCTACTACACTGATCTGTTGTCCCAGGGTGGGATCAACGTGACCTGTAACTGGGTCAACAACTGAAGACGTAAGAAGCAGATTGCCGGTTTTAGGGTCAACAGAGGCTTTCTTAACCTCCTGCTTGCCAGTGACCGGGTCAGTCACTATGATGTCACCAGTGTTGGGATCAACGACACCGAACTTTGTGTGTACTTTATTATCAGCCCCCACTTTGCCAGGGATGCTTTCGACATGAGCGTTGTTAAGATCTAGTTTCTTGTTCTTCAGATCGTATTTTGACGTAACGATCACAAGGTTGACCCATCTCTCGGGTGCTACTCTATCTTTGTCAACAATAGCGAATTGTTGTGCTAGCGAAGAGTCTTGTTTTCCTGTCTTCGGGTCTACTACTCCTGAAGCAATGATCAAGTGCCCGGTCTTAGGATCGGCGACGGCTTGTTTGATCTCTTGTTTACCGGTTTTAGGATCGACATGGTCAATCTTGCCAGTCTTGGGGTCAATTACGCCAAAGTTGGTGTGGACCTTACCGTCAGCGGTCACAATACCCCGAGATGTCTCAATATGTCCATTAGGACTATCCAACTTCTTGTATTTGGAATCATATTTGCTTGTAATCACTACAAGCTGGACTTCTTTGCCCGCTACCGACGGGAACGTATCTTTAGGCTTGTCTACGACAGTAATCTGTTGGCCCAAAGTGGGATCAACTTTGCCAGTTTGAGGATCAACAACTCCTGAAGTGAGTAACAAATTGCCTGTCTTAGGATCAATGGCAGCTTTCTTGACTTCTTGCTTGCCTGTTACAGGGTCAGTAAATACGATGTCACCAGTCTCTGGATCGACAACACCGAAGTCAGTAATGACTTTATCATCATTGCTGTATTTGCCGGGGAAGCTGTCGACATGTGCGTTGGTGATGTCTAACTTCTTATTCTTGGGATCGTATTTAGATGTTACAACTACTAAGTTGACGTATCTTTCAGGGATACCCTTAGGTGCGTCCTTGTCGACTACAGTCAACTGCTGAGCCAGTGATGAATCAGATTTGCCAGTCTTAGGGTCAATGACCCCAGATGTAAGGATGAAGCTTCCAGTTTTGGCGTCGACAATAGCTTGTTTAGAATCACGCTTGCCTGTTTTAGGATCGGTGAAGTAAACTTTTCCATTGTTAGGATCTAGTACACCGAAGTTGGAATGTACTTTGCCGTCTTTGTCGCTAATGATAGCGTGAGATGTTTCAATGAATCCATTAGGGTTATCTAACTTCTTGCTCTTCGAGTCGAACTTGCCTGTGATTGCGACAACTTGAACCTCTTTTCCTGAACAGCTTCCAAAGGTGTCGATTGGTTTGTCAACAATGCTGTACTGTTGTCCAAGCGAAGTATCCAGTTCTCCCGTCCTTGGGTCGATGACTCCAGAAAGTAATAGAATATTTCCAGTCTTGGGATCGACTGTAGCCTGTTTGGTCTCTTGTTTACCTGTCTTGGAGTCAGTGACTTGGATTTCTCCAGTTCTGGGGTCAATGATACCATACTCAGTGTAAATCTTGCCATCAGTGCCACTGAGGACTCCCTTAACAGAGTCAACGTGGGCAAAGTTAGGATCTAACTTCTTGGACTTTAAGTCATATTTGCTTGTAACGACTACTAATCTGACTTCACGGTTAGCTTTAGTCGCGTCCTTTTCGACTATGCTGAATTGCTGACCGAGTGAAGAGTCGACCTTTCCAGATTTGGGATCCAAGACACCGGTGGTGACCAGAATGTTGCCTGTTTTCTGATCAACGTATGCTTGTTTGGGTTCTTCTTTACCTGTTTTAGGTTCAATGTATTCAATTTTGCCGGTTCTTGGGTCAATGACGCCGTAATTTGATGCAACGTAGCCGTCTGGTCCAACGACTGCTCTAGACACATCGACGTGTCCATGCGAAGCATCCAACTTCTTATTCTTGCCATCATATTTGCCTGTGATAACCACCAAGTCAACATCACGACCAGGTTTAGCTCCAATCTTGTCTGGTGACCTTTCAACGAAGCAGTACTGTTGGGCCAATGTTGGATCAATCTTGCCGGTCTTAGGATCAATAACGCCCGACGTAAATAGAATGTGTCCGGACTTATCAACGTGTCCGTTTTTAACCTCCTGCTTGCCGGTCGCGGGGTCTGTATAACTGACTTGTCCAGACTTAGTGTTGATAAGTTCCTTATCAGTCTGGATTTTTCCGTTGGCTTTGTTCAACGTTCCCTTAGTGACGAGAATTGTACCATTTGCGTCATCAAGTTTCTTGGACTTGGGGTTGTAGCGGCCTGTGATGATAACCACTTGGATCTCGTTTTCAGGCTTCGCTGCAAGTACCGGAACAGCCGTGGGTACTTCATGATGTGACCTTTCAGAGTCAAGTAAAGCAAGAGTTGGGTCGATAAGGTTCTTCGCTTGCTCTTTCAAAGCTGCCGACTGGACGTAATCAAGTCCAGGCGTTTTAAGCTTGCTTGGGTCTTCTGGTGTTTTACGTTTCTCTGCACTCTCGGCCACCTTCCTGTCTTCGCCGGGAGCATAGTTAAATGCGAGGCCAGCCTTTCTTGTGGTAGGGCTTTGGCTATCGTCTAACGCCCGCTGCTTCTCCTCGGAGATAGGTTCCTTCTCGTAACTGAAGGCGCCTTGAATGAAGGGCTTGGTGCGTGTTGGACTCTTCTCAGTGTCGGTGTATTCGTAAGGTTTGGTGAATGAAGGCTTGTCTCCACCCTTAGCGGGACTCTTGTCAAGTGAACTATCGAGGTTGGAACTGTCATTCGACGTGTCAAGCGCGGCCACTTTAATTTTCGGATCTTTCTCTTTCTTATCTTTAGTTTTGGGAGACTTTTCTTTTGGAGATTTCTCTTTCGGTGATTTCTCCTCTTTTGGCGATTTTTCCTTTCGGCCACCAAACAGTCCGAATCCGCCGGTCTTTAAGGAAAGGGAGgggtgaaacaaaaaataaaaattaacaaaatataacagtGCTCGTTGTATAAGTAGACTTATGCGACCGCCAATAAAATAGGACATATTGCTTTATGCACCATGCAAGTCTAATTGCGCTGACTAACATTCATATTTACATTGAGCATATTGTATGATACACTAAATTCTACTGTTTTTGACGTCacaaaattgatataaaatgcTTTGAGTCTACCATTCTTGCTTGTATGAATATTTGGAATATTATTGCAGTATGACTTGAGTGAACTCACCTTGGACTTCTTGGGCGTCGTCTCGACGTTGTTCGTGATACCCGGATCGCTCGTCGTGTCTGTGCCTGAAATAAAGagataataaaattttcatttatgtTTACTAACTAaagattaataaatattatgcaaaTACTTGAGTAGTAACccttattaaaatatcacaAATGTGAATCCTTATGAAACCGTGACTCGTTGGTGATTCTGTCAACATTTATATAGGTTCTATTCTAGGTACATACCGTTTTCAGCAGGTTTCCTCTGTTCAGCCACTTTCTTTTCTTCCTTCTTGTCGGGAGGTGCTGTGGGCATCACCTTGACGGCACCGGGTGGCGGTTTCTACCGAacacattacaaaaataacactatATTAGACTGATATTATTTGGCTTTGATTTTACATGGCTTCATTTGGCATTGGACATCTACATAAGAGAAATAAGATTAGAAAGctgttatacattttattagtaAGCAGTGtgcaataaatacatattatagctaaatatagaaaaataactacataaatACAGTGCATCACACAATTGTACAAAGAAAGAAATAGATAGAAGTGATTGACGAAGTGAAAGTCTTATTGGGAAATGAAAAACGGATAGGTTATACAAGACAAATGTAGCGGAGTTTGGACCGGAGGTGGATTTTCCGGGATTATCATTGAAAGTACAACTacgtatatttatttagaaagctTGAAAAAATACTGCACCATCTAAGGCTTAAACTAAACTTTTTAGCCAGCTAATGCGAAAATAATTTTGGTCTCAGCATATTAGCTCAAAAGCCTAAATAAAAACGCGCAATTTGGCTTGAACCGATGTCAGTAACCTGAGCTCAAGTGtcaccaaaaaatattaatagtaaaAATCTTCAACCTTAACTTCCAGAAAAGACGATATTCAAGATATAACCACTTATACGCAATAACGTAATAACAgcatatttaacatttttttcaattgGGACACTTGCTACAAGCTGACAACATTTAGACCCAATATTTTAAGCTGTACATAGCGACCGCTTTGTGACGGGATACAGGAGTGACTGGGTGACATTAAAGCATGTAACGAAGTGACTGGATAACTGTTTCATAGGATACCAGGGGACAGATGACAAAGTTACAAGGTGACAGGGTGACGAAAGGATTGAGTAACGGGTTATAGGATGTCGGGGTGAAAGATGTGACCAGGTCACAGGATGACCAGGTTACAGGGTGCAGGGTGACAAGGTGGCGGGTGACGCGATCCAAGGGCGAGTTGTATGCGGGTGTAGTGCTCACACCTTGTCGTGTTTGTCGGCGAGGTACTCGCCCTCGAGCGAGGAGGCGGACGAGGCGCTGGCCGTGCCGCCCGAGCGCCGCCGCAGCTGTCCGGCCGCGTGCGGGGCGGAACGTTACTCACCGACTTGTCTTGCCAGATATATTATACTAAACTACATACAGAGCCTATACTACGGGTAGCCAGGTATTAGATTGCTGTTGAGAATTCGACCCCTCAAATTAAGACCAAATATCGAAACTTTCATCATCAGCGCTGAGAGCGTTTCTTAGAAACATAAATATACCGGCCACCCTTTACCTACTCTACTACAAAAAAACTCTTTCTCAACCAGAGGGTTAAATTGCTTTACTTCTCTAAACTGACTTAACGCTTTTTATATTGCATTGGCATTTACGAACCACATGACTAGTTCCATTTATTAAAAGATATACTACAGTCAATAGGAATAAAAACAACTGTCAACTATAAATTGTTAGACTTAACAATTCTATAAATGAGCTGAACTACGAAAAAAACTGTTATATCTGGCAACACAAGTCATAATGAAACATGACGTTAGTAAGAAATGACAAAACGACATCTAAGTATGAAACCAATACCAATAGTTGTTCAGTGAATATTATGTTACTGTTAGTACGACAGACATATTTAGTGTTGGCTATTTTCAATAACACATACATCCGTAGATTTATGAACTGATCAACATTGAACCTTATACTTTAGAGATAACGTTGAAAATCTATTAGATTAATTTGACATATTGTAATAGCTGGCTGTGCTGTTGTATGTGATAGAGATAAATATTTGACGGAGAAAGAAAACgagctcattccttctctattcaggaatgaattttatccagagCGCAAAATTTgacaacttatagttaaataagttttatagatacgtatatttttattttgtattgttttagtacaaaaaagaaaagttattgatatcgaaagatgtttattttgtaaccgatagtacggtcacagtcgtcatagtatgcacggcggcaacgcgaaaccggtttactgacggagctccactcggcgcgcgtaagaatagttggggtatccatattttgctgattttagggcggacaaaataatgaaaaaattttttttactgatgatgcagatatgttctgttaacgattctggaccaccagttttttttttgcgcactgcttaaaattcattcttgtatgagaagaggcctgtgccctgcagtacGACAGAAAAAGGCGGATTCATTTTTTACTATAGGtttatatcaaattaaataatatcaaattttATCTTTAGTGTCAAAATCTACAGGTGTCATTGAAAATAGCCGTTATGAAGATATTCAGTGTTATGAAGATATGTCTCCATGCCCTCTAGATGTCACAAGTAGTGGTTAGAACtaagttttacatatttatgtatgtacgaCAACGTGTACGTGACGATAGAACTATTTGAGGATATCAAAGTCACCCTGAGATGTCTCATTGTGACTGAATATGTTAGtaataaatctttaaatatCGTTGTAGTCATCAATTATGTacattgttattgtaataaaaaaacaaccgaCATCTTCATATTATGTTCGTCTAAAATTTTCAAACTGATTTATATCTAGATCAGCATTGCAAtttaagataattttaattgactTTTTATCTCAATGTTTTGCATCTTGAATCACATAATCATATTCTAATATGAATTCATTTCCTGTTTGAGCTGCTTACGTTTTAGTAATAAAACTGATAAAGTATTCTGAGATGCAGTGGGTCTGAGATCATCACTCAATTAGTTGCATTACCTAATCGTCAGGTACACGCCGTCCGTATGTTAATCACAATTGTATAAACACTAGTTAAGTTGCACATTCAGTTATTCAACATTTAGGAATcagatattttttctaacatcTTCTAAATGTTGAATTTACTCAATGTTATCTGAGATGCGTTCAGGACTTGACAGACTCAAAAACAGGtctatttagaaatatttttcttggtactataaaatgttaaaaacatGAACAGGTTAATATTCTTTTGAGACTAAACATCCGACTGAACTCATCTCTAGGGTTGCCAAACACCCAGTTTTTATCAAAACACTCGAACTTAAAAACCCACAAATTACTTTTTCTAGTTTCCAACTATCTTTATCAGTAAACTGTCATAATTTCGTTggtattcatcatcatctcgcTAGCCTTTTGCAAAggatgtcggggtcggctttcagtgtAGTTGcatgcagtattttttttttaattatattttattaaagcaGTATTGGCAACCCCACCACGACTTACAAACATGCTTATTACTTAATATCCAAGTATAGAACTATATCTATCACCATGGTTACCATACTGTTGATATAACATACCTTGTCTTTGATGGTGGGTCGCGGCGCTGGTTGGGGCGGCATGGTGTGGCGTTTCGCCGCGTCTGGGGGCATGGACTCA
Protein-coding regions in this window:
- the LOC124641496 gene encoding protein 4.1 homolog isoform X1, coding for MPEGVAKEAKDDGKAKAKESPRRRPTGNIARVKVELLDGSTMDLEVDRKIRGQELLAKVCDKLNLVEKDYFGLLYEDRGDPRVWVDLEKRLSKMLKHEPWYVRFSVKFYPPEPAQLQEELTRYQLVLAVRKDLLEGRLPCSTVTHALLASYLLQSELGDHEPAQAPQLCRTLRLVPAAAATPDLEEKVLELHKTHRGQTPAEAELNYLENAKKLAMYGVDLHPAKDSENVDITLGVCSSGLLVHREKLRINRFAWPKILKISYKRHNFYVKLRPGEFEQFESTVGFKLANHRAAKKLWKTCVEHHTFFRLMSPEPATKSSLFPRLGSRFRYSGRTHYESRAAPPARPPPHFARTLSNRKLSSRSMDALAAGDKDESMPPDAAKRHTMPPQPAPRPTIKDKKPPPGAVKVMPTAPPDKKEEKKVAEQRKPAENGTDTTSDPGITNNVETTPKKSKTGGFGLFGGRKEKSPKEEKSPKEKSPKEKSPKTKDKKEKDPKIKVAALDTSNDSSNLDSSLDKSPAKGGDKPSFTKPYEYTDTEKSPTRTKPFIQGAFSYEKEPISEEKQRALDDSQSPTTRKAGLAFNYAPGEDRKVAESAEKRKTPEDPSKLKTPGLDYVQSAALKEQAKNLIDPTLALLDSERSHHEVPTAVPVLAAKPENEIQVVIITGRYNPKSKKLDDANGTILVTKGTLNKANGKIQTDKELINTKSGQVSYTDPATGKQEVKNGHVDKSGHILFTSGVIDPKTGKIDPTLAQQYCFVERSPDKIGAKPGRDVDLVVITGKYDGKNKKLDASHGHVDVSRAVVGPDGYVASNYGVIDPRTGKIEYIEPKTGKEEPKQAYVDQKTGNILVTTGVLDPKSGKVDSSLGQQFSIVEKDATKANREVRLVVVTSKYDLKSKKLDPNFAHVDSVKGVLSGTDGKIYTEYGIIDPRTGEIQVTDSKTGKQETKQATVDPKTGNILLLSGVIDPRTGELDTSLGQQYSIVDKPIDTFGSCSGKEVQVVAITGKFDSKSKKLDNPNGFIETSHAIISDKDGKVHSNFGVLDPNNGKVYFTDPKTGKRDSKQAIVDAKTGSFILTSGVIDPKTGKSDSSLAQQLTVVDKDAPKGIPERYVNLVVVTSKYDPKNKKLDITNAHVDSFPGKYSNDDKVITDFGVVDPETGDIVFTDPVTGKQEVKKAAIDPKTGNLLLTSGVVDPQTGKVDPTLGQQITVVDKPKDTFPSVAGKEVQLVVITSKYDSKYKKLDSPNGHIETSRGIVTADGKVHTNFGVIDPKTGKIDHVDPKTGKQEIKQAVADPKTGHLIIASGVVDPKTGKQDSSLAQQFAIVDKDRVAPERWVNLVIVTSKYDLKNKKLDLNNAHVESIPGKVGADNKVHTKFGVVDPNTGDIIVTDPVTGKQEVKKASVDPKTGNLLLTSSVVDPVTGHVDPTLGQQISVVDKPKDQFAAVPGKEVQLVVITSKYDPKTKKLDNPNGHVETSRGIIAPDGKVHTNFGVIDPKTGKIEHVDPKTGKQEIKQAIADPQSGHLILTAGVVDPKTGKTDSSLAQQYAIVDKDAPKERYVNLVIVTSKYDPKNKKLDLTNAHVDSIPGKIGADGKVHTEFGEVDPTTGDIIIKDAVTGKRETKVATIDTKTGNLLLTSGVVDPQTGQVDPNLGQQISVVDRPKDTFTPVPGREVQLVIITSKYDLKNKKLDNPNGHIETSRGIVAADGRVHTNYGIIDPKTGKIEHVDPKTGKHETKQAVADPGVGFKSGNLILTSGVVDPKTGKPDSSLAQQFTIVEKETKPVEREIHLVIITTKYDPRTKRIDPSQGHVDTISGVLGADGRIRTAVGIVDPATGEIVVTDPKTGRQEVKRAEVHPETGHMVFTSNVVDPKTGRVDPTLVQQYSIVNKPVVPFTKPASKGEVRLVIVTSKYDPYTKSVDAAAGNVEAAKGYVSAEDGKIHTDFGIIDPRSGQILYKDPITGKQELKQADIDPKTGNLIITTAVIDPKTGKVEPSYAQQLSIVDKQNVLSKAAPITQRSSVSPAKQVPSPVKTPTPTPVQTPLQSPVRTSSPITSYAQKSSPLTPTMKAPVKPTTAPPEPPKRKIVKIMVIFTKLDPKTKKPDLNTAEVEHLTGILDPNGLIETKYGVIDSNTGNIVITDSAGQKQSRDGYVLTETGQIFINSGAIDPKTGKLDPNLGMILSVAKQEDPVVEITTITGPIDPKTGKVDIEKGTVEHTKGKVDAETGHISTKYGVIDPSNGVIFVTDTSDTKPVHIDENNGLITIRGVVDPKTGKPDPNIGQVIVVGTHIDPVVEVTTFVGKLDTKKGLIEPKHSLVESSTGQINPDNNKIDTKYGQIDLVKGTVTYNDPKTGKFESRELKVDPVTGQFLLKTGQINPKSGKPDKDVARMICLRIIKNKVDPVSGKQIVSNDPKNVKVDPKTNQIWIAGPKDPVSGEVIYTAGQVDPITGYIITIYGRLDPKTGTIVRTHDVDKSLIKVDPVNGQIYTATGEVDEDNHPLYSASQVDPSTGEIYTKLGKIDPQTGRLIIIKIFIITQKDDKGRVKEVDPKECTIDETTGRIITTKTVYLYQIIDPITGETIDVDPDDPRLKGARTTVTQTMTLSGKIDPVTGRIKTEYGDIDPDTGDIDPSTAVRDPVTGQLILHYSQIDPSHFEDKSGNYTIEKETQDLPANIDIQTVNTHKFSTFGKDESPLRGDEPKTFTEYTTSEHIRHQGYVSSSTPLSSKIPVSQRSKKTPTPPVVVKTTTKQLLTKNDEGVTHNVEQEVENLGTGEVTFSTHTNKAESLEPAEGGKSPYVRARAVTTRTATTHHDLDTQARTQQLEEKTVAHTLTSSATRHEQRVLTHELKTMVTTGDQLTRRGSESSLSSGDSGTPIDFDEGAGEGHYYVTEPGSYKTTTTTTVMGNAPFGSMVHGATTRTSTGPVVTEPEETTETQESVSADGEVVSSQTISSKTRTVETITYKTERNGVIETRVEQKITIQSDGDPIDHDRALAEAIQEATAMNPDMTVEKIEIQQQSTQP
- the LOC124641496 gene encoding uncharacterized protein LOC124641496 isoform X4; this translates as MVFGDCFTNTCASGKYTLAAGDKDESMPPDAAKRHTMPPQPAPRPTIKDKKPPPGAVKVMPTAPPDKKEEKKVAEQRKPAENGTDTTSDPGITNNVETTPKKSKTGGFGLFGGRKEKSPKEEKSPKEKSPKEKSPKTKDKKEKDPKIKVAALDTSNDSSNLDSSLDKSPAKGGDKPSFTKPYEYTDTEKSPTRTKPFIQGAFSYEKEPISEEKQRALDDSQSPTTRKAGLAFNYAPGEDRKVAESAEKRKTPEDPSKLKTPGLDYVQSAALKEQAKNLIDPTLALLDSERSHHEVPTAVPVLAAKPENEIQVVIITGRYNPKSKKLDDANGTILVTKGTLNKANGKIQTDKELINTKSGQVSYTDPATGKQEVKNGHVDKSGHILFTSGVIDPKTGKIDPTLAQQYCFVERSPDKIGAKPGRDVDLVVITGKYDGKNKKLDASHGHVDVSRAVVGPDGYVASNYGVIDPRTGKIEYIEPKTGKEEPKQAYVDQKTGNILVTTGVLDPKSGKVDSSLGQQFSIVEKDATKANREVRLVVVTSKYDLKSKKLDPNFAHVDSVKGVLSGTDGKIYTEYGIIDPRTGEIQVTDSKTGKQETKQATVDPKTGNILLLSGVIDPRTGELDTSLGQQYSIVDKPIDTFGSCSGKEVQVVAITGKFDSKSKKLDNPNGFIETSHAIISDKDGKVHSNFGVLDPNNGKVYFTDPKTGKRDSKQAIVDAKTGSFILTSGVIDPKTGKSDSSLAQQLTVVDKDAPKGIPERYVNLVVVTSKYDPKNKKLDITNAHVDSFPGKYSNDDKVITDFGVVDPETGDIVFTDPVTGKQEVKKAAIDPKTGNLLLTSGVVDPQTGKVDPTLGQQITVVDKPKDTFPSVAGKEVQLVVITSKYDSKYKKLDSPNGHIETSRGIVTADGKVHTNFGVIDPKTGKIDHVDPKTGKQEIKQAVADPKTGHLIIASGVVDPKTGKQDSSLAQQFAIVDKDRVAPERWVNLVIVTSKYDLKNKKLDLNNAHVESIPGKVGADNKVHTKFGVVDPNTGDIIVTDPVTGKQEVKKASVDPKTGNLLLTSSVVDPVTGHVDPTLGQQISVVDKPKDQFAAVPGKEVQLVVITSKYDPKTKKLDNPNGHVETSRGIIAPDGKVHTNFGVIDPKTGKIEHVDPKTGKQEIKQAIADPQSGHLILTAGVVDPKTGKTDSSLAQQYAIVDKDAPKERYVNLVIVTSKYDPKNKKLDLTNAHVDSIPGKIGADGKVHTEFGEVDPTTGDIIIKDAVTGKRETKVATIDTKTGNLLLTSGVVDPQTGQVDPNLGQQISVVDRPKDTFTPVPGREVQLVIITSKYDLKNKKLDNPNGHIETSRGIVAADGRVHTNYGIIDPKTGKIEHVDPKTGKHETKQAVADPGVGFKSGNLILTSGVVDPKTGKPDSSLAQQFTIVEKETKPVEREIHLVIITTKYDPRTKRIDPSQGHVDTISGVLGADGRIRTAVGIVDPATGEIVVTDPKTGRQEVKRAEVHPETGHMVFTSNVVDPKTGRVDPTLVQQYSIVNKPVVPFTKPASKGEVRLVIVTSKYDPYTKSVDAAAGNVEAAKGYVSAEDGKIHTDFGIIDPRSGQILYKDPITGKQELKQADIDPKTGNLIITTAVIDPKTGKVEPSYAQQLSIVDKQNVLSKAAPITQRSSVSPAKQVPSPVKTPTPTPVQTPLQSPVRTSSPITSYAQKSSPLTPTMKAPVKPTTAPPEPPKRKIVKIMVIFTKLDPKTKKPDLNTAEVEHLTGILDPNGLIETKYGVIDSNTGNIVITDSAGQKQSRDGYVLTETGQIFINSGAIDPKTGKLDPNLGMILSVAKQEDPVVEITTITGPIDPKTGKVDIEKGTVEHTKGKVDAETGHISTKYGVIDPSNGVIFVTDTSDTKPVHIDENNGLITIRGVVDPKTGKPDPNIGQVIVVGTHIDPVVEVTTFVGKLDTKKGLIEPKHSLVESSTGQINPDNNKIDTKYGQIDLVKGTVTYNDPKTGKFESRELKVDPVTGQFLLKTGQINPKSGKPDKDVARMICLRIIKNKVDPVSGKQIVSNDPKNVKVDPKTNQIWIAGPKDPVSGEVIYTAGQVDPITGYIITIYGRLDPKTGTIVRTHDVDKSLIKVDPVNGQIYTATGEVDEDNHPLYSASQVDPSTGEIYTKLGKIDPQTGRLIIIKIFIITQKDDKGRVKEVDPKECTIDETTGRIITTKTVYLYQIIDPITGETIDVDPDDPRLKGARTTVTQTMTLSGKIDPVTGRIKTEYGDIDPDTGDIDPSTAVRDPVTGQLILHYSQIDPSHFEDKSGNYTIEKETQDLPANIDIQTVNTHKFSTFGKDESPLRGDEPKTFTEYTTSEHIRHQGYVSSSTPLSSKIPVSQRSKKTPTPPVVVKTTTKQLLTKNDEGVTHNVEQEVENLGTGEVTFSTHTNKAESLEPAEGGKSPYVRARAVTTRTATTHHDLDTQARTQQLEEKTVAHTLTSSATRHEQRVLTHELKTMVTTGDQLTRRGSESSLSSGDSGTPIDFDEGAGEGHYYVTEPGSYKTTTTTTVMGNAPFGSMVHGATTRTSTGPVVTEPEETTETQESVSADGEVVSSQTISSKTRTVETITYKTERNGVIETRVEQKITIQSDGDPIDHDRALAEAIQEATAMNPDMTVEKIEIQQQSTQP